Part of the Chitinophaga parva genome is shown below.
CATAGGGATGCGAGGGAGAATAAATACTTCTGCATCGGCTGTATTGAATCCTGGGAGCACTGGCTTAAGCTGGAGGATAGCTTCGTTGCTGTTTTTTAGAAATACTTGACTGGGCTGGGTGCAAAGCTGATATTGGTTGTTTCGGGAGATTACATTACTCGAGCTGGAAATACATTGTGAATAGTCCCCTGTATATAATGAAACTCTGGACAAGAGTGCTTCCGCTGCACTTTTGTTAGCGCGTATGCGTTCCCCGTCACCAGCATAGTCATCGGAAAGTAGAGAAGCCGCTGTGATTAAGTCACGCCAGATTTGACCATAAACTACATTCATGGATGACCGGCTAAGGGAATCGTTTACTGCATAATTTGACGACAATGCAAGTGGAACCCCTCCGTAAAGATTAACGAGGTAAAAATAGAAGTAGGCACGAAAAAATAATGACTCTCCCTGTAGCTGGCTGTTAAGGGAAGGGGAAATGCTTGAATTATTGTTGAGCCCTTCCAGCAAGTTATTGCATTGGTAGATCACCTTGTAAAGGTCCGACCATAGGCTACGGTTGATGCTGTTTGTTGGCGCTATGCTATTGAAATAAAACTGTAGCAGTTCTGGAGCCGGTGAAAAATTTTGCAGTTCATCGGAATAAAGCCCACAAAGGACTGCAATGCTCCTTTGGCCGGATGAAAATCCAGAGGTTGTACCAGATAGCTGTTCATAAATGCCGACAGCCGCAGCATTCGCATCTGAATCGTTTTTTAGCTGGCTGGGTTGGGAAGTGTATTGAGTTGGTGTCTTTGCAGATAGGAATTTTTTGCACGATGGTGAACCGAATGCGGCAAAAGAGATTATTAAACAGGCCCAATTTTTTGCTGGTTTCATGATTTTGTGTTTTAAAGGTTAAGAGCTACGCCTACAATGATTGTCCGCAAAGGTGGCATGAAACCAAGTACTGATTGAGTTTCGGGATCAGGACCTTTATATTCCGACAATGTCAGCATATTGGCCATGCGAAGAAAGATGTCTATTTCCGGCCGGTTCTGATGGGGTTCGTTTTTAACAGGAACTTTGTAATTAACAGAGAGGCTTTTTAATCGGACATAGGATGCGTCGCTGACGATGGCATCGCTCGAGGTGAGGTTGGCAAAAGCTCCATAGGTTGTAGAAGAATAGTCCTGCGTAAATTTCTGAACAGAAGCCCGCTGTCCTACATCCCTCCAACGAGCCAGCACCCAGGTAGGTTGGTTGGCGATTCCGCCAGGCGCATTTCCGCTAAAGGAGAGGTAGTTGAAACCTTGCTGTTTTACAAACTGAAAAAGGAGATCAATACTGAATTGTCCAACAGTTATTTTGGTACTGACACCTCCGTAGTATTGCTGGTCCATGCTCTTATATGCGGTGAGGTCACCTGGCGGAGCGATCTGGCCGTCCTGGTTGACGTCCAAAAAGGTGTATTCACCGGTCCCGGGATCCACTCCCGTCGCGTGGATCGCTTTATAAACAGCCAGGCTTTTACCCACCTGCAGCACGCCCGCATAGCTTGTGGTGTTGATACTTGGAAAGGATGTCAGCTTGTTTTGTGGAAACGTCAAATTAGCGGACCACGTCCAGGCGAACCGATGCCCTTGCACAGCGATGGCATTTAGCGTAAACTCCCATGACCGGTTCATAATCACGGCGCCGGAATTCCTGGTGATAGAAGGGAACCCGGTGACACCAGATAATGGTAGGGTAAGCAGCTCTTGGGAGGTCCGGCTACAGTAGTAAGTGGCAGACAGCTGGATTCTATCCTTGAGAAATCCCAGGTCTACAGAAATGTTTAATTTCCGAGACTCTTCCCAGCTGTAGTCATTATTGGAAAGCTGCTGGGGGACCAGTCCTCGCAGTCCACCATAGGGATAGGTAGCTTGGATGTAGCGATTTTGAAAGGCGTAATCTCCGATTTGATCGTTACCGGTGGTTCCGTAGGTAAAACTCAGTTTTGCGAGGCTTAAGGTATTGAACCGACTGTGCATCCATGGTTCTGCGGATATTAGCCAGGCTGCACCAACTCCACCGAATATTGCATATTGCCGGTTGGGCCCAAACCTACTACTGCCGTCCCTTCGGCCGGTTAGTTCCATAATATACCGCTCCTTAATCTGGAGCCTAGCTCTACCATAACCGGACAGGTACCGGTAGTCTAAACTTTGATTCGTGAGTGTGTCGATTGCTGCGGCCCCCCTGATGGATTCCAAGCTGTTTGGGTCAGTGTAGCCAGTGGCGTTGATGATATAATTATTGTTGCTGGCCCTGTGAAGCGTAGCTCCTGCCAACAGAAGCACTTTTGCTCTAGCAATAGAATGGCTGTACTCAAGCATGGGTTCCATAGTCCAAGATTGCAACGAATTTTTCCCAAATCCCGAGCGTCCAGTTGTGATTCCTGCGGATGGATTTATTGAGGCAACAGGACCTACATTTA
Proteins encoded:
- a CDS encoding RagB/SusD family nutrient uptake outer membrane protein, encoding MKPAKNWACLIISFAAFGSPSCKKFLSAKTPTQYTSQPSQLKNDSDANAAAVGIYEQLSGTTSGFSSGQRSIAVLCGLYSDELQNFSPAPELLQFYFNSIAPTNSINRSLWSDLYKVIYQCNNLLEGLNNNSSISPSLNSQLQGESLFFRAYFYFYLVNLYGGVPLALSSNYAVNDSLSRSSMNVVYGQIWRDLITAASLLSDDYAGDGERIRANKSAAEALLSRVSLYTGDYSQCISSSSNVISRNNQYQLCTQPSQVFLKNSNEAILQLKPVLPGFNTADAEVFILPRIPMLVALQDGLVNSFDSTDSRKSEWIGAYVSSGQSNYFPFKYRKRTFEGLSEYLMMLRLTELYLNRAEAYAHLGYTDSALRDLNMIRARASLLADSPMGQQDLLRAIYAERRRELFTEWGHRWFDLKRTGMIDSVMTAMRGSAWRPSAQLFPIPATEIALNPHIVQNPGY